A genomic segment from Gammaproteobacteria bacterium encodes:
- the ccsA gene encoding cytochrome c biogenesis protein CcsA gives MSPALPSVAALVLYLIAASRQARVMALPYGWAGAAVVLHGLGLWRGIHTDAGINLGIFNSASLVMFIIAVILIAMSIYRPVGGLALIVFPAAALTILLDVIFTSQRLLPPDTPPGVSVHIVLSLLAYSVLAIAALEAVLLAVADHLLRQHRPHQVLLALPPLATMESLLFQLLAGGLFLLSLGLISGFMFVENLMAQHLVHKTVLSLLAWCVFALLLWGRYQRGWRGRIAVNYTLGGFALLALAFFGSEFVLQLILHRV, from the coding sequence ATGAGCCCCGCCCTGCCCAGCGTCGCCGCTTTGGTGCTGTATTTGATCGCCGCATCCCGTCAGGCCCGCGTCATGGCCCTGCCCTACGGATGGGCCGGCGCCGCAGTGGTTTTGCACGGACTGGGGCTATGGCGCGGAATACACACCGATGCAGGCATTAATCTGGGGATTTTCAACAGCGCCTCCCTGGTGATGTTCATCATTGCAGTGATCTTGATCGCCATGTCCATTTACCGGCCAGTGGGCGGCCTGGCGCTCATCGTGTTCCCCGCCGCCGCGCTGACCATACTGCTGGACGTGATCTTCACCAGCCAGCGCCTGCTGCCCCCCGACACCCCGCCGGGGGTCAGCGTGCATATCGTACTTTCACTGCTCGCCTACAGCGTGCTGGCCATCGCCGCGCTGGAGGCCGTGCTGCTGGCCGTCGCCGATCATTTATTGCGGCAGCACCGCCCTCATCAGGTATTGCTCGCGCTGCCGCCGCTCGCCACCATGGAGTCGCTGCTTTTCCAACTGCTGGCCGGCGGGCTGTTTCTACTCAGCCTGGGGTTGATCAGCGGCTTCATGTTCGTCGAAAACCTCATGGCCCAGCATCTGGTGCACAAAACCGTGCTGTCGCTGCTGGCCTGGTGCGTCTTCGCCCTGCTGCTGTGGGGACGTTATCAGCGCGGCTGGCGCGGGCGCATCGCGGTCAACTACACGCTGGGCGGCTTCGCGCTGCTGGCACTGGCGTTTTTCGGCTCCGAATTCGTGTTGCAGTTGATTCTCCACCGCGTTTGA
- the ffh gene encoding signal recognition particle protein: MFDSLTQRLSQIIKNLRGQGRLTAENIDQTLREVRMALLEADVALPVVREFIEHVRNRAVGEEVFSTLTPGQALIRIVRDELTAIMGQANDALNLRATPPAVVLMAGLQGSGKTTTVAKLARRLKEDRKSVLVVSADVYRPAAIEQLRILAAEVGVDFFPSDTGQRPVQIVTDALQHARTHYRDVLLVDTAGRLHIDADMMAEIKQLHSALHPVETLFVVDGMMGQDAVNTARVFDQTIPLTGVIVTKADGDARGGVALSVRQVTGKPIKFLGVGEKTTALEPFHPDRLAARILGMGDVLGLIEDVEKKVDKDKALELADKIKKGKSFDLTDLRDQLQQMNNMGGIGALMSKLPGVAELPKAISAGAGDKEIKKMTAIIDSMTRQERAYPDVIKASRKKRIADGSGTQVQDVNRLLKQFDQMQKMMKRVSKKGGLMGLLRGLRGQRPPGMPF, encoded by the coding sequence ATGTTTGACAGTCTGACGCAGCGCTTAAGCCAGATTATCAAGAACCTGCGCGGGCAGGGGCGTTTAACAGCGGAAAATATCGATCAGACGCTGCGCGAAGTGCGCATGGCGCTGCTGGAAGCGGACGTGGCCCTCCCCGTGGTGCGCGAGTTCATCGAACATGTGCGCAATCGCGCCGTGGGCGAGGAGGTTTTTTCCACGTTGACGCCGGGCCAGGCGCTCATCCGCATCGTGCGCGATGAATTGACGGCCATCATGGGCCAGGCCAACGATGCACTCAACCTGCGCGCGACACCGCCCGCGGTGGTGCTGATGGCGGGCCTGCAGGGTTCCGGCAAGACCACCACCGTGGCCAAACTCGCGCGCCGGCTGAAGGAGGACCGCAAATCCGTCCTGGTGGTGAGCGCCGACGTCTACCGGCCGGCCGCCATCGAGCAGTTGCGCATCCTGGCCGCCGAAGTGGGCGTCGATTTCTTCCCCAGCGATACCGGGCAGCGACCGGTGCAGATTGTCACCGACGCGCTGCAGCACGCCCGCACGCATTATCGCGACGTGTTGCTGGTCGATACCGCCGGCCGCCTGCACATCGACGCGGACATGATGGCGGAAATCAAACAACTTCACTCCGCGCTCCATCCGGTCGAGACGCTGTTCGTGGTGGACGGCATGATGGGGCAGGACGCGGTCAACACGGCGCGCGTCTTCGATCAAACCATTCCTTTGACTGGAGTAATCGTCACCAAGGCCGATGGCGATGCGCGCGGCGGCGTCGCCTTGTCGGTGCGGCAGGTGACCGGCAAGCCGATCAAGTTCCTTGGCGTGGGCGAGAAGACCACGGCGCTGGAGCCGTTCCACCCGGATCGGCTGGCGGCCCGCATCCTGGGCATGGGTGACGTGCTGGGTCTCATCGAGGACGTGGAGAAAAAGGTCGACAAGGACAAGGCGCTGGAACTGGCCGACAAGATCAAGAAGGGAAAATCATTCGATTTAACCGACCTGCGCGATCAGTTGCAGCAGATGAACAACATGGGCGGCATCGGCGCGTTGATGAGCAAACTCCCGGGCGTCGCCGAACTGCCGAAGGCGATCTCGGCGGGCGCCGGCGACAAGGAAATTAAAAAAATGACGGCCATCATCGACTCGATGACGCGGCAGGAGCGCGCCTACCCGGACGTGATCAAGGCCTCGCGCAAGAAGCGCATCGCCGACGGTTCCGGCACGCAGGTCCAGGACGTCAACCGGTTGCTGAAGCAGTTCGACCAGATGCAGAAGATGATGAAGCGCGTTTCGAAGAAAGGCGGACTGATGGGACTGCTGCGCGGTCTACGCGGCCAGCGTCCGCCTGGCATGCCGTTTTAA
- a CDS encoding HlyC/CorC family transporter, whose protein sequence is MEYIPLQSLLIILATLLLLSACFAGSETAMMALNRYRLRHLTTQKNSGAIKAQQLLERPDRLIGLLLVGNTFTNFAVSQVATFIGLSLFHGSKHQTEGVAALGFAVGTILLIVSEVMPKTIAALYPERVALPAAHVLQPLLNVTYPLIWLFNVIANALLRLLGIRTEKGEEMALSREELRTVVKEAGAIIPRQHQNMLFAILDLEKGKVEDIMVPRNEISGIDLDASPGDLVDQLAGSHHVRIPVYRGSIDHIVGVLHVRRLPRLLADDRRVTVEEIESAMDEPYYVPVGTPLHKQLLNFQHHRERVGLVVDEYGDLQGLVTLEDLLEEIVGEFTTDALSFSRDIFPQEDGSYLVDGSTSLREINRVLKWKLPTHGARTLNGLILEMLESIPEPGTGLRIAGYTIEIVQTSEQAVKTARLRAKPASAATRAPAGGDGAA, encoded by the coding sequence ATGGAATACATCCCACTGCAGTCCCTGCTGATTATTCTGGCCACCCTGCTGCTGTTGTCCGCCTGCTTCGCCGGTTCGGAAACGGCAATGATGGCGCTCAACCGCTACCGGCTGCGTCACCTGACCACCCAGAAAAACAGCGGCGCGATCAAGGCGCAGCAACTGCTGGAACGTCCGGATCGTTTGATCGGACTGCTGCTGGTCGGCAACACCTTTACCAATTTCGCCGTTTCCCAGGTTGCGACCTTCATCGGACTTTCGCTTTTCCATGGCTCGAAGCATCAGACCGAGGGCGTCGCGGCCCTGGGATTCGCGGTGGGCACGATACTGCTGATCGTGAGCGAGGTCATGCCGAAGACCATCGCCGCGCTCTATCCGGAACGCGTCGCACTGCCCGCCGCACACGTGTTGCAGCCGCTGCTGAACGTCACCTACCCGCTGATCTGGCTGTTCAACGTCATCGCCAATGCACTGCTCCGGCTGCTGGGGATCCGCACGGAAAAAGGCGAGGAGATGGCTTTGAGCCGCGAGGAACTCCGCACCGTGGTGAAGGAGGCCGGGGCCATCATTCCCCGGCAGCACCAGAACATGCTGTTCGCCATTCTCGATCTGGAAAAGGGCAAGGTCGAGGACATCATGGTGCCGCGCAATGAAATCAGCGGTATCGATCTCGACGCCAGTCCCGGCGATCTCGTCGACCAGCTCGCCGGCAGCCACCATGTGCGCATACCGGTCTATCGCGGCAGCATCGATCACATCGTCGGTGTGCTGCATGTGCGCCGCCTGCCGCGCCTGCTGGCCGATGATCGTCGGGTGACGGTCGAGGAAATCGAATCCGCCATGGATGAGCCCTACTATGTGCCGGTCGGTACGCCGCTGCACAAGCAATTACTGAATTTCCAGCACCATCGCGAGCGCGTGGGACTGGTGGTCGACGAATACGGCGATCTGCAGGGACTCGTGACCCTTGAGGACTTGCTGGAGGAGATCGTCGGCGAATTCACCACCGACGCCTTGAGCTTTTCCAGGGATATTTTCCCGCAGGAAGACGGCAGCTACCTGGTGGACGGCTCGACCAGCCTGCGCGAGATCAACCGCGTGCTGAAATGGAAACTGCCGACGCACGGCGCCCGCACCTTGAATGGCCTCATCCTGGAAATGCTGGAAAGCATTCCCGAACCGGGCACCGGTCTGCGCATCGCCGGTTACACCATCGAGATCGTGCAGACCAGCGAGCAGGCGGTGAAGACCGCGCGTCTGCGCGCCAAGCCGGCGAGCGCGGCCACCCGCGCGCCTGCGGGTGGTGACGGGGCGGCTTAG
- a CDS encoding response regulator transcription factor gives MRILVIEDDPQTAAYLRKGLKEGGYAVDHAADGVEGEHLAAAEPYALLIVDRNLPRRDGLSVIRNLRARGVTTPILILSQLSQTDHRVEGLRAGADDYLPKPYAFAELMARVEALIRRASPAPATTVLTLGDLRMDLVARSVSRQGRIIDLQPREFQLLEYLLRHAGQVVTRTMLLEGVWGYHFDPQTNVIDVHISRLRQKIDTGFDSSLLRTVRGAGYCLRVEV, from the coding sequence ATGCGCATACTGGTCATCGAAGACGACCCGCAAACCGCCGCTTACCTGCGCAAGGGCCTCAAAGAAGGCGGCTATGCCGTCGACCACGCCGCCGACGGCGTCGAAGGCGAGCATCTGGCGGCCGCCGAACCTTACGCCCTGCTCATCGTTGATCGCAATCTGCCCAGGCGCGACGGCCTGAGCGTCATCCGCAACCTGCGCGCCCGGGGCGTCACCACGCCCATTCTGATCCTCAGCCAATTGTCGCAGACCGATCACCGTGTCGAAGGCCTGCGCGCCGGCGCCGATGACTATCTGCCCAAACCCTACGCCTTCGCCGAGCTGATGGCGCGTGTGGAGGCGCTGATCCGGCGCGCCAGCCCGGCGCCCGCCACCACGGTGTTGACACTGGGCGATCTACGCATGGATCTGGTCGCGCGCAGCGTTTCCCGCCAGGGCAGGATCATCGATCTCCAGCCGCGCGAATTTCAATTGCTCGAATACCTGCTGCGCCATGCCGGTCAGGTGGTTACGCGCACCATGCTGCTTGAAGGCGTCTGGGGTTATCACTTCGATCCGCAGACCAACGTCATCGATGTGCACATCAGCAGGCTGCGGCAGAAAATCGACACTGGCTTCGATTCGTCGCTGCTGCGCACCGTGCGCGGCGCCGGTTACTGCCTGCGTGTTGAAGTTTAA
- a CDS encoding ATP-binding protein produces MLKFNLIRTPTFRLTLLFAAVFGVITVVLFGFLYRLTIGSIARETDEVIIEQIQGLRDVYTRLGPQGLIDVINERTQDPTERDAIYLLADAKGTPLAGNLSKWPAEHLRPARWIEFGVDATEYGKTISHQARAHSFTLDNDLYLLVGQDIDQQRDFRDRMTMALGWGLALMLGLGLIGGALVSRNFLSSIERIVQVSQRITDGDLSRRVPVGGSGDALDRLAAHLNDMLERLENLMHGMRAISDGLAHNLRSPVTHLRNQIEWALNAARDTDDYRASLEQALTEADRLNSLFETLLDIARAESGAINLPFEDINLDALLRELIELYEPLAETRQQHIAFHGNPAVSIRGNRQLLAHCFANLIDNAIKYSPRAGQIGIHLGADGRPSARISDRGPGIPKAGRDMALQRFSRLSGSESVPGSGLGLSLVAAVAKLHRARLDLDDNAPGLRVTLTFPPG; encoded by the coding sequence GTGTTGAAGTTTAATCTTATCCGCACGCCGACCTTCCGGCTGACGCTGCTGTTTGCGGCGGTGTTCGGCGTAATCACCGTTGTCTTGTTCGGCTTCCTCTACCGCCTCACCATCGGTTCAATCGCCCGGGAGACCGATGAAGTCATCATCGAACAGATTCAGGGATTGCGGGACGTATACACCCGTCTCGGCCCGCAGGGACTGATCGACGTGATCAACGAGCGCACCCAGGATCCGACCGAACGCGATGCGATCTATCTGCTGGCGGACGCAAAGGGTACGCCGCTGGCGGGCAACCTGTCGAAATGGCCGGCCGAACACCTGCGTCCCGCGAGGTGGATTGAATTCGGCGTCGACGCGACGGAATACGGGAAAACCATCTCTCATCAGGCCCGCGCGCACAGTTTTACGCTGGATAACGATCTCTATCTCCTGGTCGGCCAGGACATCGATCAACAACGCGATTTTCGCGATCGCATGACGATGGCGTTGGGCTGGGGACTTGCGTTGATGCTGGGTCTGGGATTGATCGGCGGCGCGTTGGTCAGCCGCAATTTCCTGAGCAGCATTGAACGCATCGTACAGGTGAGCCAGCGCATCACTGACGGTGACCTGAGCCGCCGTGTGCCGGTCGGCGGCTCGGGTGATGCACTGGATCGACTGGCGGCCCATTTGAACGATATGTTGGAACGCCTGGAGAATCTGATGCATGGCATGCGCGCCATCAGCGACGGACTGGCCCACAACCTGCGCAGCCCGGTGACCCATCTGCGCAATCAGATCGAATGGGCGCTGAACGCGGCCCGGGACACCGATGACTATCGCGCCAGTCTGGAACAGGCGCTGACAGAGGCCGATCGCCTGAACAGCCTCTTCGAAACACTGCTCGACATCGCCAGAGCGGAATCCGGCGCCATCAACCTGCCGTTTGAGGACATCAACCTCGACGCATTGCTGCGGGAACTCATTGAACTTTACGAGCCGCTGGCAGAGACACGGCAGCAGCACATCGCGTTCCACGGCAATCCAGCCGTCAGCATCCGTGGCAATCGCCAGTTACTCGCGCATTGCTTCGCCAATCTCATCGACAATGCCATCAAGTACAGTCCGCGGGCAGGGCAGATTGGCATTCATCTGGGCGCGGACGGCCGTCCCAGCGCGCGGATCAGCGACCGCGGCCCTGGAATACCGAAGGCCGGGCGCGATATGGCGTTGCAGCGTTTTTCCCGCCTCTCCGGCAGCGAATCGGTGCCCGGCAGCGGGCTGGGCCTGAGTCTGGTGGCGGCGGTGGCGAAACTCCATCGCGCGCGGCTCGATCTGGATGACAATGCGCCGGGACTGCGCGTGACCCTGACCTTCCCGCCCGGCTGA